One window from the genome of Thermaerobacter marianensis DSM 12885 encodes:
- a CDS encoding bifunctional 3,4-dihydroxy-2-butanone-4-phosphate synthase/GTP cyclohydrolase II, with product MFTGIVAGTGRCLSVRRVPSGVELEVEASFLGDVHPGDSVAVNGVCLTVTAAADGRLTFTAVPETLRVTTLGDLRPGDAVNLEPALRWGQPVGGHLVQGHVDGTGTVRAVTRHGSEVRMEVEAPAALVPFLVPKGSVAVDGVSLTVVSVDGNRFTVALIPHTLQHTTLGRRRAGDRVNLEVDGLARYAIRWYAAAAGAGHGGPGAGDGWAGAAVHRPGPAGPRPSVGAASGADGAADPVERVQAALAALQAGRMVVVIDDADREGEGDLVVAAQHATPAHVNFMLQWGRGLICAAMAESRCQALHLPLMVDPPGDPMGTPFTVSVDARQGVTTGISAADRARTLRVLADPASRPADLVRPGHVFPLRARPWGVLQRRGHTEAAVDLVRMAGLQPVAAICEILGPDGEAAKPDTLTAWAAYHGLPWVRVSDIVAYRVQREPLVRQVAATRLPTPYGSFRLIAFEYLPTGEVHLALTYGVDATPGPSDRWEGPAPSEEPARGAVRSGGGGRGATEIPVDSPPASGEGKVAGQPVLVRVHSQCLTGDVFQSLRCDCGDQLRAAMAAIAREGRGVLVYLHQEGRSIGLVPKLQAYERQDQGLDTVEANLALGLPVDARDYAAAAQILRFLGIGAVRLLTNNPDKVEQLGRYGIRVAERVPLPPAWHRDNHRYLLAKRDRLGHWIDLPDMEAGEPAAPRPAGGTGGAPR from the coding sequence ATGTTCACGGGCATCGTCGCCGGGACGGGCCGGTGCCTTTCCGTGCGCAGGGTGCCGAGCGGTGTCGAGCTCGAGGTCGAAGCGTCCTTTCTGGGGGACGTTCACCCGGGGGACAGCGTGGCGGTCAACGGGGTGTGTCTCACGGTGACGGCCGCCGCCGACGGGCGCCTGACCTTCACGGCCGTTCCCGAGACCCTGCGGGTGACGACCCTGGGTGACCTGCGGCCTGGTGACGCCGTCAACCTGGAGCCGGCCCTGCGGTGGGGCCAGCCCGTGGGCGGCCATCTGGTCCAAGGCCACGTCGACGGGACGGGAACGGTGCGGGCCGTCACCCGGCACGGCAGCGAGGTGCGGATGGAGGTGGAGGCACCCGCGGCGCTGGTCCCGTTTCTCGTCCCCAAGGGTTCCGTGGCGGTGGACGGGGTCAGCCTGACCGTCGTCTCCGTCGACGGCAACCGGTTCACCGTCGCCCTCATCCCCCACACCCTCCAGCACACCACCCTGGGGCGGCGGCGGGCGGGGGACCGGGTCAACCTCGAAGTCGACGGCCTGGCCCGCTACGCCATCCGGTGGTACGCGGCGGCCGCCGGTGCCGGCCATGGCGGGCCCGGGGCAGGTGACGGGTGGGCCGGCGCCGCCGTACACCGCCCGGGTCCGGCCGGGCCACGCCCGAGCGTGGGCGCGGCCTCCGGCGCCGACGGCGCCGCGGATCCGGTGGAACGGGTCCAGGCGGCCCTGGCTGCGCTGCAGGCAGGCCGCATGGTGGTCGTGATCGACGACGCCGACCGCGAAGGCGAGGGCGACCTGGTGGTGGCTGCCCAGCATGCCACCCCTGCCCACGTCAACTTCATGCTGCAGTGGGGCCGGGGCTTGATCTGCGCCGCCATGGCGGAATCCCGCTGCCAGGCGCTCCACCTTCCGCTGATGGTCGATCCGCCCGGCGACCCGATGGGAACGCCCTTCACCGTCTCGGTGGATGCCCGCCAGGGTGTCACCACCGGCATCTCCGCCGCCGACCGGGCGCGAACGCTGCGGGTTCTGGCCGACCCGGCGAGCCGGCCGGCCGACCTGGTTCGTCCGGGCCACGTGTTCCCCTTGCGGGCCAGGCCCTGGGGCGTCTTGCAGCGGCGCGGCCACACCGAGGCCGCGGTCGACCTGGTGCGCATGGCGGGACTGCAGCCGGTGGCGGCGATCTGCGAGATCCTGGGGCCGGACGGCGAGGCGGCGAAGCCGGACACGCTGACCGCCTGGGCCGCCTATCACGGCCTGCCGTGGGTGCGGGTGTCGGACATCGTGGCCTACCGCGTGCAGCGGGAGCCGCTGGTGCGACAGGTGGCCGCGACCCGGTTGCCCACCCCTTACGGGTCGTTCCGGCTCATCGCCTTCGAGTACTTGCCCACGGGGGAGGTCCACCTCGCCCTGACGTACGGCGTCGATGCGACGCCGGGTCCGAGCGACCGCTGGGAAGGCCCGGCGCCTTCGGAGGAACCGGCCCGCGGGGCCGTCCGTTCGGGCGGCGGAGGTCGCGGGGCGACGGAAATACCGGTGGACAGCCCGCCCGCTTCCGGTGAGGGCAAGGTCGCCGGGCAGCCCGTCCTGGTGCGAGTGCACAGCCAGTGCCTGACCGGGGACGTCTTTCAGTCGCTGCGGTGCGATTGCGGCGACCAGCTGCGGGCCGCCATGGCGGCCATCGCCCGGGAGGGCCGCGGCGTGCTGGTGTACCTGCACCAGGAAGGACGGAGCATCGGCCTGGTCCCCAAGCTCCAGGCGTACGAGCGCCAGGACCAGGGCCTGGACACGGTGGAGGCCAACCTGGCGCTGGGCCTGCCCGTGGACGCGCGGGACTACGCGGCGGCCGCCCAGATCCTCCGGTTCCTCGGCATCGGCGCGGTCCGGCTGCTGACCAACAACCCCGACAAGGTCGAACAACTCGGGCGCTACGGCATCCGGGTGGCGGAACGGGTCCCGCTGCCGCCGGCGTGGCACCGGGACAACCACCGGTACCTGCTGGCCAAGCGGGATCGCCTCGGCCACTGGATCGATCTGCCGGACATGGAGGCCGGGGAGCCCGCGGCGCCACGGCCCGCCGGCGGCACCGGCGGGGCCCCGCGGTGA
- the purN gene encoding phosphoribosylglycinamide formyltransferase, with product MPPCGCRIVVLASGAGTNLQALLDAERRGRLGGRIVAVLSDRPGAGALDRARAAGKPAVLLRPDPGGPGPGRAGSSGAGGRWGTDREGEAVTGAGSGSAAGCGTGGTPPAPTPGREAWDRAILAELGRWRPDLVVLAGFMRILGPAVVAAYRNRILNVHPSLLPAFPGKDAPRQALEHGVRITGCTVHFVDEGVDTGPILLQAPVPVLAGDDAETLHRRIQAVEHRLYPAAVRLVATGRVRVEGRRVKILGPHPRTASRRPGRAGPARG from the coding sequence ATGCCTCCTTGCGGGTGCCGGATCGTCGTCCTGGCCTCGGGAGCCGGGACGAACCTGCAGGCGCTGCTGGACGCCGAGCGGCGGGGGCGGCTGGGGGGCCGCATCGTGGCGGTGCTGTCCGACCGGCCCGGGGCGGGGGCGCTGGACCGGGCACGGGCAGCGGGCAAGCCGGCGGTGCTGCTGCGGCCGGATCCCGGCGGGCCCGGCCCGGGCCGAGCCGGTTCGTCCGGGGCAGGGGGCCGATGGGGAACCGACCGGGAAGGTGAAGCCGTGACCGGTGCGGGCAGCGGGTCCGCCGCGGGGTGCGGGACCGGCGGGACCCCGCCGGCCCCCACCCCCGGCCGGGAGGCGTGGGACCGGGCCATCCTGGCAGAACTGGGGCGATGGCGCCCGGACCTGGTGGTCCTGGCGGGGTTCATGCGCATCCTGGGGCCGGCCGTGGTCGCCGCGTACCGGAACCGCATCCTGAACGTCCACCCGTCGCTGCTGCCGGCCTTCCCCGGCAAGGATGCCCCGCGGCAGGCCCTGGAGCACGGGGTCCGGATCACGGGCTGCACCGTCCACTTCGTCGACGAGGGCGTGGACACGGGACCCATCCTGCTGCAGGCGCCCGTGCCCGTCCTGGCGGGCGACGATGCCGAGACCCTGCACCGTCGTATCCAGGCGGTGGAACACCGCCTCTACCCGGCGGCGGTGCGGCTCGTGGCCACGGGGCGGGTGCGGGTCGAGGGGCGGCGGGTGAAGATCCTCGGACCCCATCCCCGGACGGCTTCCCGGCGCCCGGGGCGGGCGGGACCGGCCCGCGGGTGA
- a CDS encoding TetR/AcrR family transcriptional regulator → MGKQPPLAGRNDPRLQERYEQLLQAAAEEFATRGYHQTTVKDIVERAGVATGTFYLYFANKEQSCVALIERLYSRVLAEVVAARAGKATKLEKLAASIRAALEVFGAHRNLAHIALVRAPGAHPLFDELLARIHRELWDLVAEDITEAIDEGLLPPQRADLSARALIGALYEVVISWLQAEVPVHLEDAVEPLVAFCLRGLGAAWPPG, encoded by the coding sequence ATGGGCAAGCAACCGCCGCTGGCGGGGCGGAACGACCCCCGCCTGCAGGAACGCTACGAGCAGCTGCTTCAGGCTGCCGCGGAGGAGTTCGCCACCCGCGGCTACCACCAGACCACCGTCAAGGACATCGTCGAGCGGGCCGGCGTGGCCACGGGCACCTTCTACCTCTACTTCGCCAACAAGGAACAGTCGTGCGTCGCCTTGATCGAGCGGCTGTACAGCCGGGTGCTGGCGGAGGTGGTGGCGGCCCGGGCGGGCAAGGCGACCAAGCTGGAGAAGCTGGCGGCCTCCATCCGGGCGGCCCTGGAGGTCTTCGGCGCCCACCGCAACCTGGCCCACATCGCCCTGGTGCGGGCACCGGGCGCCCACCCGCTCTTTGACGAGCTGTTGGCCCGCATCCACCGCGAGCTCTGGGACCTGGTGGCCGAAGACATCACCGAGGCCATCGACGAGGGACTCCTGCCCCCGCAGCGGGCCGACCTCAGCGCCCGGGCGCTGATCGGCGCCCTGTACGAGGTGGTCATCAGCTGGCTGCAGGCCGAGGTCCCGGTCCACCTCGAGGACGCCGTAGAGCCCCTCGTCGCGTTCTGCCTGCGCGGCCTCGGTGCCGCCTGGCCCCCGGGCTAG
- the purM gene encoding phosphoribosylformylglycinamidine cyclo-ligase, with the protein MKGRDRGEGPGRGGAGGEGRAARRPDPPPPGERGADPMAGTNRPAGPCRAPASGRTPLADPASSGGPESSAGPAGARGLTYREAGVDLDAAEAVVDRIAGEAARARRPEVVGGLGAFAGFFRWGQGLLLAATCDGVGSKLAVALQFDALEAIGRDLVAMNVNDLLVHGAEPLFFLDYVAVERLDPERVARVVRGMADACREAGCALLGGETAEVPGLLPPGGMELAGFAVGSVAADRLVDGRRVEPGDAVLGLPSSGPHSNGFSLIRRVVAAAGARWHDPLPGTSRTLAEAALVPTRLYTAVVRRLRAEFDVRAMAHITGGGLPGNLPRTLPPGCRAVLQWGRWPVPPLFRWIQRRGPVAWDEMARVFNLGIGFAVVVPAGQARAAARAASEVLGEEVPVIGRVTAGPRGVEFDPPLGFDALRGAGPLPGG; encoded by the coding sequence GTGAAGGGCCGCGACCGCGGCGAGGGGCCGGGCCGCGGAGGAGCAGGCGGGGAAGGGCGGGCGGCGCGACGCCCGGACCCGCCCCCGCCGGGGGAGAGGGGTGCGGACCCGATGGCCGGGACGAACCGGCCGGCCGGCCCCTGCCGGGCGCCTGCCTCCGGCCGGACCCCCTTGGCCGACCCGGCGTCCTCTGGCGGTCCGGAGTCTTCCGCAGGCCCCGCCGGCGCCCGCGGCCTGACGTACCGGGAGGCCGGCGTCGACCTGGACGCGGCCGAAGCGGTGGTCGACCGCATCGCCGGGGAGGCGGCGCGGGCCCGCCGGCCCGAGGTGGTGGGCGGCCTGGGCGCCTTCGCCGGGTTCTTCCGGTGGGGCCAGGGGCTCCTGCTGGCCGCGACTTGCGACGGCGTGGGCTCCAAGCTGGCGGTGGCCCTCCAGTTCGATGCCCTGGAGGCCATCGGCCGCGACCTGGTGGCGATGAACGTCAACGACCTTCTCGTGCACGGGGCGGAGCCGCTCTTCTTCCTCGATTACGTGGCCGTGGAGCGGCTCGATCCGGAGCGGGTGGCGCGGGTGGTCCGGGGGATGGCCGACGCCTGCCGGGAAGCCGGCTGCGCCTTGCTGGGCGGCGAGACGGCGGAGGTGCCGGGGCTGCTGCCCCCGGGTGGCATGGAGCTGGCGGGCTTCGCCGTGGGGTCGGTGGCCGCCGACCGCCTCGTCGACGGGCGGCGGGTGGAGCCCGGCGACGCGGTCCTGGGGCTGCCGTCCTCAGGTCCCCACAGCAACGGCTTCTCGCTGATCCGGCGGGTGGTGGCGGCCGCCGGCGCCCGCTGGCACGACCCGTTGCCCGGAACGAGCCGCACCCTGGCGGAGGCGGCGCTGGTGCCGACCCGGCTCTACACCGCCGTGGTCCGGCGGCTGCGGGCGGAGTTCGACGTGCGGGCCATGGCCCACATCACGGGAGGCGGGCTGCCGGGCAACCTGCCGCGCACCCTGCCGCCGGGGTGCCGGGCGGTCCTGCAGTGGGGCCGGTGGCCGGTGCCGCCCCTGTTTCGCTGGATCCAGCGCCGCGGGCCCGTGGCCTGGGACGAGATGGCGCGGGTGTTCAACCTGGGCATCGGGTTCGCCGTGGTGGTTCCGGCCGGCCAGGCCCGGGCGGCGGCGCGCGCGGCGTCTGAGGTGCTGGGCGAAGAGGTGCCGGTCATCGGGCGGGTCACGGCGGGCCCGCGGGGCGTCGAATTCGATCCGCCGCTGGGCTTCGACGCGCTGCGGGGTGCCGGCCCGCTTCCGGGGGGCTGA
- the purH gene encoding bifunctional phosphoribosylaminoimidazolecarboxamide formyltransferase/IMP cyclohydrolase, with protein MGREAGRWEQQAAAGGARRRRALLSVADKTGIVDLARALHERGWELVSTGGTAQALAAAGLPVTPVAQVTGFPELLGGRVKTLHPAIHAGILARRHRPDDMAALQDHGVVPVDLVAVNLYPFAEAAAAGATGEALREEIDIGGPALIRAAAKNWPDVIVLVDPADYPRVAEALAREGGVPPAVRRELAVKAFRHTAFYDAVIAAVLAGEAPLAGGEPWPEHLALPLSREAVLRYGENPHQAAALYRLAIPHRPAPAAPASGAPGSDRPGPAGFVQRWGKPMSYNNWLDALAAWRAVQDFALPAAVAIKHATPCGIGVAATPAAAFRLARDADPESIFGGIVAFNRPLDAAAAEMLAEIFLEVVVAPAVAPEALEILARRKNLRVLEADPGPAGHGAGRWEVRGAGGLWLIQEADAPDPAGARAGWRPVTRVVPTPEQWDALDFAWRAVKACRSNAIVVAAAHPAGGYRTLGIGAGQTSRVRAVEQALALAGPAARGAVLASDGFFPFPDSVERAAAGGIAAIVQPGGSVRDAEVIAAADAAGIAMVFTGRRHFRH; from the coding sequence GTGGGGAGAGAGGCAGGACGATGGGAGCAGCAGGCCGCGGCCGGCGGGGCGCGCCGCCGGCGGGCCCTGCTCAGCGTGGCCGACAAGACGGGCATCGTCGACCTGGCCCGGGCCCTGCATGAACGGGGCTGGGAGCTGGTCTCGACGGGGGGCACGGCGCAGGCGCTGGCGGCGGCGGGCCTGCCGGTGACCCCGGTCGCGCAGGTGACAGGCTTCCCCGAGCTGCTCGGGGGGCGGGTCAAGACCTTGCATCCGGCGATCCACGCAGGCATCCTGGCCCGCCGCCACCGCCCGGACGACATGGCGGCCCTCCAAGACCACGGCGTCGTGCCCGTCGACCTGGTGGCGGTGAACCTCTACCCCTTTGCCGAAGCCGCTGCGGCCGGCGCCACGGGGGAGGCGCTGCGGGAGGAGATCGACATCGGGGGGCCGGCCCTGATCCGGGCGGCGGCCAAGAACTGGCCCGACGTCATCGTGCTGGTCGATCCCGCCGACTACCCGCGGGTGGCTGAGGCCCTCGCGCGGGAGGGCGGGGTGCCGCCTGCCGTGCGGCGGGAACTGGCGGTCAAGGCCTTCCGCCATACCGCCTTTTACGACGCCGTGATCGCAGCCGTCCTCGCCGGGGAAGCGCCCCTGGCCGGCGGCGAGCCGTGGCCGGAGCATCTGGCGCTGCCCCTGTCCCGTGAGGCCGTCCTGCGGTACGGCGAGAACCCCCATCAGGCCGCCGCGCTCTACCGCCTGGCGATCCCCCACCGGCCCGCACCGGCCGCGCCTGCATCGGGGGCGCCCGGATCGGATCGGCCCGGACCTGCCGGGTTCGTCCAGCGCTGGGGCAAGCCCATGTCGTACAACAACTGGCTCGATGCCCTGGCGGCCTGGCGGGCGGTCCAGGACTTTGCCCTGCCCGCGGCGGTGGCGATCAAGCACGCCACCCCCTGCGGCATCGGCGTCGCCGCGACGCCCGCCGCCGCCTTCCGCCTGGCCCGGGATGCCGATCCGGAGTCCATCTTCGGCGGGATCGTCGCCTTCAACCGCCCGCTGGACGCCGCGGCGGCCGAGATGCTGGCCGAGATCTTCCTTGAGGTCGTGGTGGCGCCGGCCGTCGCCCCGGAGGCGCTGGAGATCCTGGCGCGGCGGAAGAACCTGCGGGTGCTCGAGGCAGATCCGGGCCCGGCGGGCCATGGGGCCGGGCGCTGGGAGGTGCGCGGCGCCGGCGGCCTCTGGCTCATCCAGGAGGCCGATGCCCCCGATCCGGCCGGGGCCCGCGCCGGCTGGCGGCCGGTGACCCGGGTCGTCCCCACCCCGGAGCAGTGGGACGCCCTGGACTTCGCCTGGCGCGCCGTCAAGGCGTGCCGCTCCAACGCCATCGTGGTGGCGGCCGCCCACCCGGCCGGAGGCTACCGCACCCTCGGCATCGGGGCGGGCCAGACCAGCCGCGTCCGGGCGGTGGAACAGGCCCTGGCGCTGGCGGGACCGGCCGCCAGGGGCGCGGTGCTGGCCTCCGACGGCTTCTTCCCCTTCCCCGATTCGGTGGAACGGGCCGCCGCGGGAGGGATCGCCGCCATCGTCCAGCCGGGCGGCTCGGTGCGGGACGCGGAGGTCATTGCCGCCGCGGACGCGGCGGGCATCGCCATGGTGTTCACCGGCCGGCGCCACTTCCGGCACTGA
- the purD gene encoding phosphoribosylamine--glycine ligase translates to MRVAVIGSGGREHALARALLASPRVERVLALPGSDGMAALGVECLGGNPLDLETTVRRLAGCGTDLVVVGPEGPLVAGLADRLDAAGIAVFGPRQAAARIEGSKAFAKAFMARYGIPTAPGRVFDDPAAAEDFLRRNPRPWVVKADGLAAGKGVFVCSDASAALAAVHRLMRQGALGAAGRRVVVEERLEGRELSVLAVTDGERVHLLPPARDYKRLEDGDRGPNTGGMGAFSPVPDVTPQLLDEIRRRILEPTLAGLAAEGCPFRGVLYAGLMLTPDGPRVLEFNCRWGDPETQVLIPRMATDLAALCWDAATGRLPAEPPAWRAEAAVCVVLAAPGYPDEPARGLPITGLDEVAAVPGVHVDHAGTRRERGRWVTAGGRVVGVTARGATLAEARRRAYEAAERIDFPGRRFRRDIARDAIAG, encoded by the coding sequence GTGCGCGTGGCCGTCATCGGCAGCGGCGGGCGGGAGCACGCCCTGGCCCGGGCGCTCCTCGCCAGCCCCCGGGTGGAGCGGGTCCTGGCCCTGCCCGGGAGCGACGGCATGGCCGCATTGGGCGTCGAGTGCCTGGGCGGCAACCCCCTGGACCTGGAGACCACGGTGCGCCGGCTGGCCGGCTGCGGCACGGACCTGGTGGTGGTGGGCCCCGAAGGGCCGCTGGTGGCCGGCCTTGCCGACCGCCTGGATGCCGCCGGCATCGCCGTCTTCGGGCCGCGGCAGGCGGCGGCCCGGATCGAGGGGAGCAAGGCCTTTGCCAAGGCCTTCATGGCCCGGTACGGGATCCCCACGGCCCCCGGGCGGGTCTTCGACGATCCTGCGGCCGCGGAGGACTTTCTCCGGCGCAACCCCCGCCCGTGGGTGGTGAAGGCCGATGGGCTGGCGGCGGGGAAGGGCGTGTTCGTGTGCTCGGACGCGTCCGCCGCCCTGGCGGCGGTCCACCGGCTGATGCGCCAGGGCGCCCTGGGTGCGGCCGGGCGGCGGGTGGTGGTGGAAGAGCGCCTGGAGGGCCGGGAGCTCTCGGTGCTGGCGGTGACCGACGGCGAGCGGGTCCACCTGCTGCCACCCGCCCGGGACTACAAGCGGCTGGAGGACGGGGACCGCGGTCCCAACACGGGCGGCATGGGGGCCTTCTCGCCTGTGCCGGACGTGACGCCGCAACTGCTCGACGAGATTCGCCGGCGCATCCTCGAGCCCACCCTGGCCGGGCTGGCGGCGGAGGGCTGTCCGTTCCGCGGGGTGCTCTACGCCGGGCTGATGCTCACCCCCGACGGGCCCCGGGTGCTGGAGTTCAACTGCCGCTGGGGCGATCCCGAGACCCAGGTGCTGATCCCCCGCATGGCGACGGACCTGGCCGCCCTGTGCTGGGACGCCGCCACGGGCCGGCTGCCCGCCGAACCCCCCGCCTGGCGGGCCGAGGCGGCGGTCTGCGTGGTCCTGGCGGCTCCGGGGTATCCGGACGAACCGGCCCGCGGCCTGCCCATCACCGGCCTGGACGAGGTGGCCGCGGTGCCGGGGGTGCACGTCGACCACGCGGGCACGCGGCGGGAGCGGGGCCGCTGGGTGACGGCCGGCGGCCGTGTGGTCGGCGTCACGGCCCGCGGTGCCACGCTGGCGGAAGCCCGGCGGCGGGCCTACGAGGCCGCAGAACGCATCGACTTCCCGGGCCGCCGGTTCCGCCGCGACATCGCCCGCGACGCGATCGCGGGATGA